Genomic segment of Candidatus Hydrogenedentota bacterium:
CGCATAGCGTTTCTCAAGGACATCCATGGCATTATTCCTGTTCGTCTTCATATTCCGCAAGAATAGCGGGAAGCTTGCGTACGGTTACGCGGGGATAAAATTTGCCGTCAATGGCAACTACAGGTTCCAAGGCACAGCACCCCAAACAAGCGATGCGGTTCAGCTCAAATTTACCGTCGGCTGTGACTTCGCCCACTTTAATGTTCAGGAGCCGTTCCAATTCGCGCATAATTTTCGCGCCGCCCCGCACATGGCAGGCTGTGCCCAAGCACACCTGGATTAGATGGCGGCCGGGCGGATGGAATTTGT
This window contains:
- the nuoE gene encoding NADH-quinone oxidoreductase subunit NuoE — its product is MAMVKSELSYIEPIVAKYPTTKGGILAILQEIQQVDGYLSSEALDETARLTGVSVNEIYGVATFYSFYKFHPPGRHLIQVCLGTACHVRGGAKIMRELERLLNIKVGEVTADGKFELNRIACLGCCALEPVVAIDGKFYPRVTVRKLPAILAEYEDEQE